Proteins encoded in a region of the Procambarus clarkii isolate CNS0578487 chromosome 42, FALCON_Pclarkii_2.0, whole genome shotgun sequence genome:
- the LOC138373367 gene encoding dentin sialophosphoprotein-like, producing the protein MNEQMCWLLKETILNASYPKTLLQIRGIVSDSGPRTQTSDSGPRTQTSDSGPRTQTSDSGPRTQTSDSGPRTQTSDSGPRTQTSDSGPRTQTSDSGPRTQTSDSGPRTQTSDSGPRTQTSDSRPQKMGSIYIAREIDVMSLFLFVCPLINEHLVFVFDQQIRHFTSTSHQNIDDCHQNIDDSHQNIDDSHQNIDDCHQNIDDSHQNIDDSHQNIDDSQQNIDDSHQNIDDCHQNIDDSQQNIDDSHQNIDDCHQNIDDSHQNIDDCHQNIDDCHQNIDDSHQNIDDCHQNIDDCHQNIDDSHQNIDDCHQNIDDSHQNIDDCHQNIDDCHQNIDDCHQNIDDSHQNINDSHQNIDDCHQNIDDSHQNIDDCHQNIDDCHQNIDDSHQNIDDCHQNIDDSHQNIDDCHQNIDDCHQNIDDCHQNIDDSHQNINHSHQNIDDCHQNIDDSHQNIDDCHQNIDDCHQNIDDCHQNIDDSHQNINDSHQNIDDCHQNIDDSHQNIDDCHQNIDDCHQNIDDCHQNIDDCHQNIDDSHQNINDSHQNIDDCHQNIDDSHQNIDDCHQNIDDCHQNIDDCHQNIDDSHQNIDDSHQNIDDCHQNIDDSHQNIDDCHQNIDDSHQNIDDSHQNIDDCHQNIGQMFFNPTAKHFVHF; encoded by the exons TGATTCTGGTCCACGGACTCAGACCAGTGATTCTGGTCCACGGACTCAGACCAGTGATTCTGGACCACGGACTCAGACCAGTGATTCTGGACCACGGACTCAGACCAGTGATTCTGGACCACGGACTCAGACCAGTGATTCTGGTCCACGGACTCAGACCAGTGATTCTGGACCACGGACTCAGACCAGTGATTCTGGTCCACGGACTCAGACCAGTGATTCTGGACCACGGACTCAGACCAGTGATTCTGGACCACGGACTCAGACCAGTGATTCTAGACCACAGAAAATGGGTAGCATATATAtagctcgcgaaattgacgtgatgtccctaTTTCTGTTCGTGTGTCCTTTG attaacgagcatttggtatTTGTTTTCGACCAGCAAATTCGTCACTTTACTTCTACAAGTCATCAAAACATTGATGACTGTCATCAAAACATTGATGACAGTCATCAAAACATTGATGACAGTCATCAAAACATTGATGACTGCCATCAAAACATTGATGACAGTCATCAAAACATTGATGACAGTCATCAAAACATTGATGACAGTCAACAAAACATTGATGACAGTCATCAAAACATTGATGACTGTCATCAAAACATTGATGACAGTCAACAAAACATTGATGACAGTCATCAAAACATTGATGACTGTCATCAAAACATTGATGACAGTCATCAAAACATTGATGACTGTCATCAAAACATTGATGACTGTCATCAAAACATTGATGACAGTCATCAAAACATTGATGACTGTCATCAAAACATTGATGACTGTCATCAAAACATTGATGACAGTCATCAAAACATTGATGACTGTCATCAAAACATTGATGACAGTCATCAAAACATTGATGACTGTCATCAAAACATTGATGACTGTCATCAAAACATTGATGACTGTCATCAAAACATTGATGACAGTCATCAAAACATTAATGACAGTCATCAAAACATTGATGACTGTCATCAAAACATTGATGACAGTCATCAAAACATTGATGACTGTCATCAAAACATTGATGACTGTCATCAAAACATTGATGACAGTCATCAAAACATTGATGACTGTCATCAAAACATTGATGACAGTCATCAAAACATTGATGACTGTCATCAAAACATTGATGACTGTCATCAAAACATTGATGACTGTCATCAAAACATTGATGACAGTCATCAAAACATTAATCACAGTCATCAAAACATTGATGACTGTCATCAAAACATTGATGACAGTCATCAAAACATTGATGACTGTCATCAAAACATTGATGACTGTCATCAAAACATTGATGACTGTCATCAAAACATTGATGACAGTCATCAAAACATTAATGACAGTCATCAAAACATTGATGACTGTCATCAAAACATTGATGACAGTCATCAAAACATTGATGACTGTCATCAAAACATTGATGACTGTCATCAAAACATTGATGACTGTCATCAAAACATTGATGACTGTCATCAAAACATTGATGACAGTCATCAAAACATTAATGACAGTCATCAAAACATTGATGACTGTCATCAAAACATTGATGACAGTCATCAAAACATTGATGATTGTCATCAAAACATTGATGACTGTCATCAAAACATTGATGACTGTCATCAAAACATTGATGACAGTCATCAAAACATTGATGACAGTCATCAAAACATTGATGACTGTCATCAAAACATTGATGACAGTCATCAAAACATTGATGACTGTCATCAAAACATTGATGACAGTCATCAAAACATTGATGACAGTCATCAAAACATTGATGACTGTCATCAAAACATTGGCCAAATGTTCTTTAATCCAACCGCCAAACATTTTGTTCATTTCTGA